Proteins from a genomic interval of Bradyrhizobium sp. CCBAU 53340:
- a CDS encoding TrmJ/YjtD family RNA methyltransferase translates to MSGTDKTKAGLALDGPIVILVEPQLGENIGMAARAMGNFALGALRIVNPRDGWPNIAAQRAAAGADHILEKVELFDTVAQAVADLDLLFATTARPHDQAKPVVAPEAAAAEIAGHVATGGRAGILFGRERWGLTNEEVGLSNRIITFPVNPGFASLNLAQAVLLVGYEWFKLMTSGELPHAMPERSERASQHQMQAFFDNLVRELDRVEFLRPAEKRDTMLVNLRNIFSRMEPTKQDMHTLHGVVMAIAEGRKGPAKGGVLDGEQATRLRALLAEHGQAGGAPDSGSTVRGLARLLRRNPTDAERLLWQALTRDRRFAGGFKRQTPVGRHIPDFVSFPHRIAIELVNPGEGETIAADRASRRAWLEARDYRVLEIRAADVERDLETELVRLQGMIEQAT, encoded by the coding sequence ATGTCCGGCACCGACAAGACCAAGGCAGGGCTCGCCCTCGACGGCCCCATCGTGATCCTGGTCGAGCCGCAGCTCGGGGAGAACATCGGCATGGCCGCGCGCGCCATGGGCAATTTTGCGCTCGGCGCTTTGCGTATCGTCAATCCGCGCGACGGCTGGCCGAACATCGCCGCGCAGCGGGCCGCCGCTGGCGCCGACCACATCCTGGAAAAGGTCGAACTGTTCGACACGGTCGCGCAGGCGGTCGCCGACCTCGATTTGCTGTTCGCCACCACCGCGCGGCCCCACGACCAGGCCAAGCCGGTGGTGGCACCGGAGGCGGCCGCGGCTGAGATCGCCGGGCACGTCGCGACCGGCGGCCGGGCTGGAATCCTGTTCGGCCGGGAGCGCTGGGGCCTGACCAACGAGGAGGTCGGGCTCTCCAACCGCATCATCACCTTTCCGGTCAATCCGGGCTTTGCCTCGCTCAACCTCGCCCAGGCCGTGCTGCTGGTCGGATATGAATGGTTCAAGCTGATGACATCAGGCGAGCTCCCGCATGCCATGCCGGAACGCTCCGAGCGTGCCTCGCAGCACCAGATGCAGGCCTTCTTCGACAACCTCGTGCGCGAGCTCGACCGTGTCGAATTCCTGCGCCCGGCCGAGAAGCGCGACACCATGCTGGTCAACCTGCGCAACATCTTCAGCCGGATGGAGCCGACCAAGCAGGACATGCACACCCTCCATGGAGTCGTCATGGCGATCGCTGAGGGACGCAAAGGCCCGGCCAAGGGCGGCGTGCTCGACGGAGAGCAGGCCACGCGCCTGCGCGCGCTTCTGGCCGAGCATGGGCAGGCCGGCGGCGCGCCCGACAGCGGCTCGACCGTGCGTGGCCTTGCTCGCCTGCTCCGCCGCAACCCAACTGATGCCGAGCGCCTGCTCTGGCAGGCGTTGACGCGCGACCGCCGCTTTGCAGGAGGGTTCAAGCGCCAGACCCCGGTCGGCCGCCACATCCCCGACTTCGTCTCGTTTCCGCATAGGATCGCGATCGAGCTGGTCAATCCGGGCGAGGGCGAGACCATCGCCGCAGACCGCGCGTCGCGGCGGGCGTGGCTGGAGGCGCGCGACTATCGGGTGCTGGAGATTCGTGCCGCGGATGTGGAGCGCGATCTGGAGACGGAGCTGGTGCGGCTGCAGGGGATGATCGAGCAGGCGACCTAG
- the gcvT gene encoding glycine cleavage system aminomethyltransferase GcvT gives MLAPDDKDSLKRTPLYDLHVSLGGKMVPFAGYDMPVQYPAGVLKEHLHTRKQAGLFDVSHMGQIALRPKSGKVEDAARALERLVPQDIVAIAPGRQRYAQFTNEDGGILDDLMVANFGDHLFLVVNAACKAEDEAHLRANLSDTCIIDSLADRALIALQGPQAESALAKLCAAAPAMKFMDAGPHTVAGLACFVSRSGYTGEDGFEISVPAADAERLAKMLLENPDVMPIGLGARDSLRLEAGLCLYGHDIDTTTTPVEAALEWSVQKSRRSGGARAGGFPGAEKILAHFDNGASRRRVGLRTEGRAPVREGALLFAGSEGGDAIGKVTSGGFGPSLNAPVAMGYVPAALSALDTRLFAEVRGQFLPLTVTAMPFVKNTYKR, from the coding sequence ATGCTTGCGCCGGACGACAAAGACTCCCTGAAACGTACCCCCCTTTACGATCTTCACGTCTCCCTGGGCGGCAAGATGGTGCCGTTCGCGGGCTATGACATGCCCGTGCAATACCCCGCGGGCGTGCTGAAGGAACACCTTCATACCCGCAAGCAGGCCGGCCTGTTCGACGTCTCCCATATGGGCCAGATCGCGCTTCGGCCGAAGTCGGGCAAGGTCGAGGACGCCGCCCGCGCGCTGGAGCGGCTGGTGCCACAGGACATCGTGGCGATTGCGCCGGGCCGGCAGCGCTACGCCCAATTCACCAATGAAGACGGCGGCATCCTCGACGATCTCATGGTCGCCAATTTCGGCGACCACCTGTTCCTGGTCGTGAACGCCGCTTGCAAGGCCGAGGACGAGGCGCATCTGCGCGCGAATTTGTCGGACACCTGCATCATCGATTCGCTCGCCGATCGTGCGCTGATCGCGTTGCAGGGCCCGCAGGCGGAATCGGCGCTGGCGAAACTTTGTGCAGCGGCGCCCGCCATGAAATTCATGGATGCCGGCCCGCACACGGTTGCGGGCCTCGCCTGCTTCGTCTCGCGTTCGGGCTATACCGGCGAGGACGGTTTCGAGATTTCGGTGCCCGCCGCGGATGCCGAGCGGCTTGCCAAGATGCTGCTTGAAAACCCCGATGTAATGCCGATCGGCCTTGGTGCCCGAGACAGTCTCCGGCTGGAGGCCGGGCTCTGCCTCTATGGCCACGATATCGACACCACGACGACGCCGGTCGAAGCCGCGCTGGAATGGTCGGTGCAGAAGAGCCGCCGCAGCGGCGGCGCCCGCGCCGGCGGCTTTCCCGGCGCTGAAAAAATCCTCGCTCACTTTGACAACGGCGCGTCCCGCCGCCGCGTCGGTCTGCGCACTGAGGGCCGCGCGCCGGTGCGCGAGGGCGCGCTGCTGTTTGCCGGTAGCGAGGGCGGTGACGCAATCGGAAAAGTCACTTCCGGCGGTTTCGGCCCAAGCCTGAATGCACCGGTGGCGATGGGCTACGTGCCCGCTGCCTTAAGCGCGCTCGACACAAGACTGTTTGCGGAAGTGCGCGGGCAGTTTCTGCCGCTCACCGTCACCGCCATGCCCTTCGTGAAAAACACCTACAAACGCTGA
- a CDS encoding NADP-dependent isocitrate dehydrogenase yields the protein MAKIKVSNPVVELDGDEMTRIIWQYIKDKLINPFLDVELQYFDLGMEYRDHTNDQVTIDAAEAIKKVGVGVKCATITPDEARVKEFNLKQMWKSPNGTIRNILGGCIFREPIICKNVPRLVPGWTKPIIIGRHAYGDQYRATDIKFPGKGTLSLKFVGEDGTVIEKEVFKAPGAGVAMEMYNLDDSIIDFARASFNYGLLRGYPVYLSTKNTILKVYDGRFKDIFQEIFDKEFKKEFDAKGLTYEHRLIDDMVASALKWSGGYVWACKNYDGDVQSDTVAQGYGSLGLMTSVLLTPDGKTVEAEAAHGTVTRHYREHQKGKETSTNSIASIFAWTRGLAHRAKLDNNAELAKFATTLEKVCVDTVEEGYMTKDLALLVGADQRWLSTTGFLDKVADNLVKAMAA from the coding sequence ATGGCAAAAATCAAGGTATCCAATCCCGTCGTCGAGCTCGATGGCGACGAGATGACCCGGATCATCTGGCAGTACATCAAGGACAAGCTGATCAACCCGTTCCTGGATGTCGAGCTGCAATATTTCGACCTGGGCATGGAGTACCGCGACCACACCAACGATCAGGTGACCATCGACGCCGCCGAGGCGATCAAGAAGGTCGGTGTCGGCGTCAAGTGCGCCACCATCACCCCTGACGAGGCCCGGGTGAAGGAGTTCAACCTCAAGCAGATGTGGAAGTCGCCGAACGGCACCATCCGCAACATCCTCGGCGGCTGCATCTTCCGCGAGCCGATCATCTGCAAGAACGTGCCGCGCCTGGTTCCCGGCTGGACCAAGCCGATCATCATCGGCCGCCATGCCTATGGCGACCAGTACCGCGCCACCGACATCAAGTTCCCGGGCAAGGGCACGCTCTCGCTGAAGTTCGTCGGCGAGGACGGCACCGTGATCGAGAAGGAAGTGTTCAAGGCTCCGGGCGCCGGCGTCGCCATGGAGATGTACAATCTCGACGACAGCATCATCGACTTCGCCCGCGCCTCCTTCAACTACGGTCTGCTGCGCGGCTATCCGGTCTATCTCTCGACCAAGAACACCATCCTCAAGGTCTATGACGGCCGCTTCAAGGACATCTTCCAGGAGATCTTCGACAAGGAGTTCAAGAAGGAGTTCGACGCCAAGGGCCTGACCTACGAGCACCGCCTGATCGACGACATGGTCGCCTCGGCGCTGAAATGGTCCGGCGGCTATGTCTGGGCCTGTAAGAACTATGACGGCGACGTGCAGTCCGACACGGTCGCGCAGGGCTACGGCTCGCTCGGCCTGATGACCTCGGTGCTGCTCACCCCCGACGGCAAGACCGTCGAGGCGGAAGCTGCCCACGGCACCGTGACCCGTCACTACCGCGAGCACCAGAAGGGCAAGGAGACCTCGACCAATTCGATCGCGTCGATCTTCGCCTGGACGAGAGGCCTCGCTCACCGCGCCAAGCTCGACAACAACGCCGAGCTCGCCAAGTTCGCGACCACGCTGGAGAAGGTCTGCGTCGACACCGTCGAGGAAGGCTACATGACCAAGGACCTCGCGCTCCTGGTCGGCGCCGACCAGCGCTGGCTGTCGACCACCGGCTTCCTCGACAAGGTCGCTGACAACCTCGTGAAGGCGATGGCGGCCTAA
- the alaS gene encoding alanine--tRNA ligase produces MSGVNEIRSTFLNFFAENGHEIVSSSPLVPRNDPTLMFTNAGMVQFKNVFTGVEKRPYQRATTSQKCVRAGGKHNDLDNVGYTARHLTFFEMLGNFSFGDYFKERAIELAWKLITKDFGLNKDKLLVTVYHTDDEAHGLWKKIAGFSEDRIIRIPTSDNFWAMGDTGPCGPCSEIFIDRGDHIWGGPPGSPEEDGDRFLEFWNLVFMQYEQVTKEERVDLPRPSIDTGMGLERMACIMQGVDSVFETDLFRHLIDATASALGSGPTEQNVASFRVIADHLRSSAFLVADGVLPSNEGRGYVLRRIMRRAMRHAQLLGAKEPLMHRLVWALVREMGQAYPDLMRAENLIEETLRLEETRFRKTLSRGLAILDEKSASLKKGDMFDGDVAFTLYDTYGFPLDLTQDALKSRGIGVDQAAFTDAMERQKAKARESWKGSGEAASEAIWFPLREKLGATEFLGYETESAEGVVSALVKDGAEVSSLKAGEAGAIVLNQTPFYAESGGQVGDTGVLMGEGGVKFRVTDTQKKLGDFFVHVGTVESGEVKVGTALQLEVDHSRRSSIRAHHSATHLIHEALRQVLGDHIAQRGSMVAPDRLRFDFVHPKPITADELARVEDIANDVVLENDEVTTRVMGVDEAREAGARALFGEKYGDEVRVVSMGKTARERGTNALGWSVELCGGTHVRRTGDIGLITLTGESAVASGVRRIEALTGNYARRHANETMALAKTAASELRTSIDDVPARIAALMEERKKLERELSDARKKLAMGGGASAGGNGAASGVREAGGVKLMARAVEGIEMKDLKSLADEAKKQIGSGVVAIVGVTEDGKAGIVVGVTADLTARFNAVNLVRVASEALGGKGGGGRPDMAQAGGPDGAKATEALAAIEKAMGAA; encoded by the coding sequence ATGAGCGGCGTCAACGAGATCAGGTCGACCTTTCTGAACTTCTTTGCCGAGAACGGCCACGAGATCGTGTCGTCCTCGCCATTGGTGCCGCGCAACGATCCGACGTTGATGTTCACCAATGCCGGCATGGTGCAGTTCAAGAACGTCTTCACCGGCGTCGAGAAGCGGCCCTATCAGCGCGCCACCACGTCGCAGAAATGCGTGCGCGCCGGCGGCAAGCACAACGACCTCGACAATGTCGGCTACACCGCGCGCCATCTCACCTTCTTCGAGATGCTCGGCAACTTCTCGTTCGGCGACTATTTCAAGGAGCGCGCGATTGAGCTGGCCTGGAAGCTCATCACCAAGGACTTCGGGCTGAACAAGGACAAGCTGCTCGTCACCGTCTACCACACCGACGACGAGGCGCATGGGCTCTGGAAGAAGATCGCCGGCTTCTCCGAAGACCGCATCATCCGCATCCCGACCTCGGACAATTTCTGGGCGATGGGCGACACCGGCCCGTGCGGTCCGTGCTCGGAGATCTTCATCGATCGCGGCGACCACATCTGGGGCGGCCCTCCGGGCTCGCCGGAAGAGGACGGCGACCGCTTCCTCGAGTTCTGGAATCTCGTGTTCATGCAATACGAGCAGGTGACGAAGGAGGAGCGCGTGGATCTGCCGCGTCCCTCGATCGACACCGGCATGGGGCTGGAGCGCATGGCCTGCATCATGCAGGGCGTCGACAGCGTGTTCGAGACCGACCTGTTCCGCCATCTGATCGATGCGACTGCCTCCGCGCTCGGCAGCGGGCCGACCGAGCAGAACGTCGCCTCGTTCCGCGTCATCGCCGACCATTTGCGTTCCTCCGCCTTCCTGGTCGCGGACGGCGTGCTGCCCTCGAACGAGGGCCGCGGCTACGTGCTGCGCCGGATCATGCGCCGCGCGATGCGCCATGCGCAGCTCTTGGGTGCCAAGGAGCCGCTGATGCATCGGCTGGTCTGGGCGCTGGTCCGCGAGATGGGCCAGGCCTATCCCGATTTGATGCGCGCGGAGAATTTGATCGAGGAAACGCTGCGTCTCGAAGAGACCCGCTTCCGCAAGACTCTGTCGCGCGGCCTCGCCATCCTTGATGAGAAGAGCGCGTCCTTAAAGAAGGGCGACATGTTCGACGGCGACGTCGCCTTCACGCTGTACGACACCTATGGCTTCCCGCTCGACCTGACGCAGGACGCGCTGAAGTCGCGCGGCATCGGCGTCGACCAGGCCGCGTTCACCGACGCGATGGAGCGGCAGAAGGCCAAGGCGCGCGAGTCCTGGAAGGGTTCGGGCGAAGCGGCCTCCGAAGCGATCTGGTTCCCGCTGCGCGAGAAGCTCGGCGCGACTGAATTTTTGGGCTACGAGACCGAGAGCGCCGAGGGCGTGGTCTCCGCGCTGGTCAAGGACGGTGCGGAAGTTTCCAGTCTCAAGGCTGGCGAGGCTGGCGCGATCGTGCTGAACCAGACGCCGTTCTATGCGGAATCGGGCGGCCAGGTCGGCGACACCGGCGTGCTCATGGGTGAGGGCGGGGTCAAGTTCCGCGTCACCGACACGCAGAAGAAGCTCGGCGATTTCTTCGTGCATGTCGGCACCGTCGAAAGCGGCGAAGTGAAGGTCGGCACCGCGCTGCAGCTCGAGGTCGATCATTCCAGGCGCTCCTCGATCCGCGCGCATCACTCTGCGACGCATCTCATTCACGAGGCGCTGCGCCAGGTGCTCGGCGACCACATCGCCCAGCGCGGCTCGATGGTCGCGCCGGACCGCCTGCGCTTCGACTTCGTGCATCCGAAGCCGATCACGGCGGACGAGCTCGCCCGCGTCGAGGACATCGCCAACGACGTGGTGCTGGAGAACGACGAGGTCACGACGCGCGTGATGGGCGTCGACGAGGCCCGCGAGGCCGGTGCGCGCGCGCTGTTCGGCGAGAAATATGGCGACGAAGTCCGCGTCGTCTCGATGGGCAAGACCGCGCGCGAGCGCGGCACTAACGCGCTCGGCTGGTCGGTCGAGCTCTGCGGCGGCACGCATGTCAGGCGCACCGGCGATATCGGCCTGATCACGCTGACCGGCGAAAGCGCGGTGGCTTCCGGCGTTCGCCGCATCGAGGCGCTGACCGGCAACTACGCGCGCCGGCACGCCAACGAGACGATGGCGCTGGCGAAGACCGCAGCCAGCGAGCTGCGCACCTCAATCGACGACGTGCCCGCGCGCATCGCCGCGCTGATGGAGGAGCGCAAGAAGCTCGAGCGCGAGCTCTCCGACGCCCGCAAGAAGCTCGCGATGGGCGGCGGCGCGTCCGCCGGCGGCAATGGTGCAGCCTCGGGCGTGCGCGAGGCCGGGGGCGTCAAGCTGATGGCGCGCGCGGTCGAGGGCATCGAGATGAAGGATCTCAAGAGCCTCGCCGACGAGGCCAAGAAGCAGATCGGCTCCGGCGTCGTCGCCATCGTCGGCGTCACCGAGGATGGCAAGGCCGGAATCGTGGTCGGTGTCACCGCGGACCTGACCGCGCGCTTCAATGCCGTGAACCTGGTGCGCGTCGCGTCCGAGGCGCTCGGCGGCAAGGGCGGCGGCGGCCGGCCCGACATGGCGCAGGCCGGTGGCCCGGACGGCGCCAAGGCGACCGAGGCGCTGGCCGCGATCGAAAAAGCGATGGGAGCTGCGTAG
- the gcvH gene encoding glycine cleavage system protein GcvH, giving the protein MTTTLYTSDHEWLAIDGDVATVGITDYAQSQLGDVVFVELPKIGRALKKAEAAAVVESVKAASDVYAPISGEVLETNDALAAEPALVNSDAQSKAWFFKIKIADKSELGGLMDEAAYKAHTA; this is encoded by the coding sequence ATGACCACGACGCTGTACACCTCCGACCATGAATGGCTCGCGATCGACGGCGATGTCGCCACCGTCGGGATCACGGATTACGCGCAGTCACAGCTCGGCGACGTCGTGTTCGTCGAGCTGCCCAAGATCGGCCGCGCTCTGAAGAAGGCTGAAGCCGCCGCCGTGGTGGAATCGGTGAAGGCCGCCTCCGACGTTTACGCACCGATATCAGGCGAAGTGCTCGAGACCAACGACGCGCTCGCCGCCGAGCCCGCGCTGGTGAACTCCGATGCGCAGAGCAAAGCCTGGTTCTTCAAGATCAAGATTGCCGACAAGAGCGAGCTTGGCGGTCTCATGGATGAAGCCGCCTACAAGGCGCATACGGCTTAA
- a CDS encoding cyclic nucleotide-gated ion channel produces MRLVPRGRGLRDPNLRDRLYELLEHDPLAYSIGSRFIQLIIGAIVLNVAAMVLASVPELDARFGMLFSAITILCVVVFALEYAARLWTVAGHTPRKGSPSADRLGYVFSALGVIDLMAFVPAAIVLVTGRHATLAALGVLPFFKLVRYSPAMRSLLAAVHAERRALIGCLVILAGAVLTFASLLYAIERDVQPDKLGTIPQAMWWAIVTLGTVGYGDVVPVTALGKIISVFTIISGFAMIALPVAIISTAFAEEVKRRDFVVTWGMLARVPLFSHLAASDIADIMRLLRARTVEQGEILVRRGDDASSMYFITAGEVEITLPNQQVRLTDGTFFGEIALLHKTKRSGTVTATRKTRLLVLDAQHFHALIERMPTLAAHVHNTAKARLGETGDLAATELAQAEREDTDR; encoded by the coding sequence ATGCGCCTCGTTCCGCGAGGACGTGGGCTTCGCGATCCGAACTTGAGGGATCGCCTCTATGAATTGCTGGAGCACGATCCGCTCGCCTATTCGATCGGATCGCGCTTCATCCAGCTGATCATCGGCGCCATCGTGCTCAACGTCGCCGCGATGGTCCTTGCCTCGGTGCCGGAGCTGGATGCGCGGTTCGGCATGCTGTTCTCCGCGATCACCATCCTCTGCGTCGTCGTGTTCGCGCTGGAATATGCCGCGCGGCTCTGGACGGTGGCCGGCCATACGCCGCGCAAGGGCTCGCCGTCCGCGGACCGGCTCGGCTACGTCTTCTCCGCGCTTGGCGTCATCGACCTCATGGCATTCGTGCCTGCCGCAATCGTGCTGGTGACCGGGCGGCACGCGACGCTGGCGGCGCTCGGCGTGCTGCCATTCTTCAAGCTGGTCCGCTACTCGCCGGCGATGCGCTCGCTGCTCGCGGCCGTGCATGCCGAGCGGCGCGCGCTGATCGGTTGCCTCGTCATCCTGGCCGGCGCGGTGCTGACCTTCGCCTCGCTGCTCTACGCCATCGAGCGCGACGTGCAACCGGACAAGCTTGGCACCATTCCGCAAGCGATGTGGTGGGCGATCGTGACGCTCGGCACCGTCGGCTATGGCGACGTCGTGCCGGTGACGGCGCTCGGGAAGATCATCTCGGTCTTCACCATCATTTCAGGCTTCGCCATGATTGCGCTGCCGGTTGCGATCATCTCGACCGCCTTTGCGGAAGAGGTGAAGCGGCGCGACTTCGTCGTGACCTGGGGCATGCTGGCCCGCGTGCCGCTGTTCTCGCATCTGGCGGCGTCCGACATTGCCGATATCATGCGGCTGCTGCGAGCCCGCACCGTCGAGCAGGGCGAGATTCTGGTGCGGCGCGGGGATGATGCCTCGTCGATGTATTTCATCACCGCGGGCGAGGTCGAGATCACGTTGCCGAACCAGCAGGTGCGGCTCACGGACGGCACCTTCTTCGGCGAGATCGCGCTGCTGCACAAGACCAAGCGCAGCGGCACGGTGACCGCGACGCGCAAGACGCGGCTGCTGGTGCTGGACGCGCAGCATTTCCACGCCCTGATCGAGCGCATGCCGACGCTCGCCGCCCATGTCCACAACACCGCGAAAGCGCGGCTCGGGGAGACCGGCGATCTGGCTGCAACGGAACTGGCGCAGGCCGAGCGCGAGGACACCGACCGCTGA
- a CDS encoding DUF3455 domain-containing protein — protein MSTKLAVPCLLLFAAIAGPATAADPGQAEAPRGAIRLVGFPEAIQAPGEQTVAVLFAEGAQIYECKPAADGKLAWSFREPIATLLENGKTVGRHYAGPNWEHQDSSAVTGKVTGSAPGETDSDIPRLKLEVTSRRGSGLLSEVTTVQRVLTHGGKLDGACDKAGDFKSVPYSATYIFLKKG, from the coding sequence ATGTCGACCAAGCTTGCCGTCCCATGCCTGTTGTTGTTCGCCGCCATAGCCGGGCCGGCAACGGCTGCCGACCCCGGACAAGCCGAGGCCCCGCGCGGGGCAATTCGACTTGTCGGCTTCCCGGAAGCGATCCAGGCTCCCGGCGAGCAAACGGTCGCGGTTCTGTTTGCCGAGGGCGCGCAGATCTATGAATGCAAACCAGCCGCAGACGGGAAGCTCGCGTGGAGCTTCCGGGAGCCGATCGCGACCCTGCTCGAGAACGGGAAGACGGTCGGCCGGCATTATGCCGGGCCCAATTGGGAACATCAGGACAGTAGCGCCGTCACCGGCAAGGTTACGGGCAGCGCTCCAGGCGAAACCGACAGTGACATTCCCCGGCTGAAGCTGGAGGTCACCTCGCGACGCGGCAGCGGCTTACTTTCTGAGGTCACGACAGTCCAGCGCGTCCTCACCCATGGCGGCAAACTCGACGGCGCTTGCGACAAAGCCGGCGACTTCAAGAGCGTGCCCTACTCCGCCACCTACATCTTCCTGAAGAAGGGCTGA
- a CDS encoding alpha/beta fold hydrolase — MLSRWKLALLGLVLIVAGGLIAHLTQTAGGIRIQDVRFKGAKGNTMSALLYIPANATAQTPAPGILAVHGYINSRETQDGFAIEFARRGYVVLALDQTGHGYSDPPAFANGFGGPDGLAYLRSLDMVDKANIGLEGHSMGGWTVLAAAAAMPNDYKSMVLEGSSTGKPFAADGTPSWPRNTALVFAQYEEFSTLMWGIDLARDVTKSPKLWAMFGTQGPVEPGKVYGDPVAGTARVLYTPAITHPAEHISHEAIGYSLDWFAKTLQGGTPRPADDQIWFRKELGTLIALVGFVVLLIGTFDGLLEASMFSRLRLPAVPDGTMPPHQAATGRRWTTAFILSAFIPALTYYPAFALGGTFVTPSAFLPQGITNQILIWAIINGLITLALMGFAPKRKGRAGLLGQSLVIAVASVAVGYAALWLADLAFKIDFRFWIIALKLMNPKQVLIFLIYLIPFTAFFVVALHVLHRNFSTMEAPRLALYVTNILALTFGFIVLLVLQYGTLWLTGKLFNPLPDPGFVPLSTIVAIQFVPLLAIVAVIATFTWRRTGSSLPGALISGLFVTWYIVAGTATQAAF; from the coding sequence ATGCTGAGCCGATGGAAATTGGCGCTTCTGGGACTGGTCCTGATCGTAGCGGGCGGCCTCATCGCCCATCTGACGCAAACCGCCGGCGGCATCCGGATCCAGGATGTCAGGTTCAAGGGCGCCAAGGGCAACACAATGAGTGCCCTGCTCTACATCCCCGCGAATGCCACCGCGCAGACCCCGGCACCGGGCATCCTCGCCGTCCACGGCTACATCAATTCGCGCGAGACCCAGGACGGCTTCGCCATCGAATTCGCCCGCCGCGGTTATGTCGTGCTGGCGCTGGACCAGACCGGCCATGGCTATAGCGACCCGCCCGCTTTCGCCAACGGCTTTGGCGGCCCCGATGGCCTCGCCTATCTCCGCAGCCTCGACATGGTCGACAAGGCCAATATCGGCCTCGAGGGCCACTCGATGGGCGGCTGGACGGTCCTGGCCGCAGCCGCCGCGATGCCAAACGACTACAAGTCGATGGTGCTGGAGGGCTCCTCGACCGGGAAGCCATTCGCGGCCGACGGCACACCAAGCTGGCCGCGCAACACCGCCTTGGTGTTTGCCCAATACGAGGAATTCTCCACTCTGATGTGGGGCATCGATCTCGCCCGCGATGTCACCAAGAGCCCGAAGTTGTGGGCAATGTTCGGCACGCAGGGGCCGGTCGAGCCGGGCAAGGTCTATGGCGACCCGGTGGCCGGTACCGCACGGGTGTTGTACACGCCCGCGATCACGCATCCGGCCGAGCACATCTCGCATGAGGCGATCGGCTACAGCCTCGACTGGTTCGCCAAAACGCTCCAGGGCGGAACGCCGCGGCCGGCCGACGACCAGATCTGGTTCCGCAAGGAGCTCGGCACGCTGATCGCGCTTGTCGGTTTCGTTGTGCTCTTGATCGGCACCTTCGATGGCCTGCTGGAGGCGTCAATGTTCTCCCGCCTGCGCCTGCCTGCTGTCCCAGACGGCACCATGCCGCCGCATCAGGCCGCCACGGGCCGGCGCTGGACCACGGCGTTCATCCTCTCGGCCTTCATCCCAGCGCTGACCTACTACCCGGCGTTTGCGCTGGGCGGCACCTTCGTGACGCCGTCGGCATTCCTGCCGCAGGGCATCACCAACCAGATCCTGATCTGGGCCATCATCAACGGCTTGATCACGCTGGCGCTGATGGGCTTCGCCCCAAAGCGCAAGGGCCGGGCCGGGCTGCTCGGCCAGTCGCTCGTGATCGCGGTTGCCTCGGTCGCGGTTGGTTATGCCGCGCTGTGGCTCGCCGACCTCGCCTTCAAGATCGACTTCCGCTTCTGGATCATCGCGCTGAAGCTGATGAACCCGAAGCAGGTTCTGATCTTCCTGATCTATTTGATTCCATTCACGGCGTTTTTCGTCGTGGCGTTGCACGTGCTGCACCGGAATTTCTCGACCATGGAGGCACCGCGACTGGCGCTTTACGTGACCAATATCCTGGCGCTCACGTTTGGCTTCATCGTGCTGCTGGTCCTGCAATACGGCACGCTCTGGCTGACCGGAAAGCTGTTCAACCCGCTGCCCGACCCCGGCTTCGTGCCCCTCTCGACCATCGTCGCGATCCAGTTCGTGCCGCTGCTGGCGATCGTCGCCGTGATCGCCACCTTCACCTGGCGACGGACCGGATCGAGCCTGCCGGGTGCCCTGATCTCGGGCCTGTTCGTGACCTGGTACATCGTGGCGGGCACGGCCACCCAGGCCGCCTTTTAG